From Hermetia illucens chromosome 6, iHerIll2.2.curated.20191125, whole genome shotgun sequence, one genomic window encodes:
- the LOC119659485 gene encoding antifreeze protein Maxi-like yields the protein MKFFVLFVVALFGAASAGYISSEGGHGGHKSSYSSIGSGGLRTIAQGSASQANSAVAQQHAAARQASYVAKSTLAQAAVQAAATAQAALAGKTVLLQNIEQQVQEAHAALQNELAQLEIARQSAATSETVVQQALAQVNILSATKNSAEEVLRQAEAAAAAVATVLASQGGAASGANSRIQALQAQLEAIRADFAATQVAADKAAAAAAEAKNNAEAAGSQAAYELQSAAAAASAHSSISESYESYDNHDKYIKSH from the exons ATGAAATTCTTCGTTCTTTTCGTTGTAGCTCTTTTCG GTGCTGCCAGTGCTGGATACATCTCAAGCGAAGGAGGCCATGGAGGACACAAAAGCAGTTACAGTAGCATTGGTAGCGGTGGATTACGCACAATCGctcaaggttctgccagccaggCCAATTCCGCGGTAGCCCAACAACACGCAGCTGCTCGTCAAGCTTCATACGTTGCCAAAAGCACCTTAGCCCAAGCTGCCGTCCAAGCCGCCGCCACCGCCCAAGCCGCTTTGGCTGGTAAAACGGTCCTTTTGCAGAACATCGAACAACAAGTCCAAGAAGCCCACGCCGCCCTTCAAAATGAACTCGCTCAATTGGAAATAGCCAGACAAAGCGCAGCCACTTCCGAAACCGTCGTCCAACAAGCTCTTGCTCAAGTCAACATCCTGTCCGCCACCAAGAACTCCGCTGAAGAAGTACTAAGACAAGCTGAAGCTGCCGCTGCTGCTGTTGCAACCGTCCTCGCATCTCAAGGAGGTGCTGCCAGTGGAGCCAATAGTCGTATCCAAGCCCTTCAAGCTCAGTTAGAGGCTATCCGCGCTGACTTTGCAGCTACCCAAGTTGCCGCAGATAAGGCCGCTGCCGCTGCTGCTGAAGCCAAGAACAATGCAGAAGCTGCTGGCTCACAAGCTGCCTATGAATTGCAATCCGCTGCTGCCGCTGCATCCGCTCACAGCTCTATCAGTGAATCGTATGAGTCTTACGACAACCACGACAAATACATTAAAAGCCATTGA
- the LOC119659263 gene encoding uncharacterized protein LOC119659263 produces MKFSVLFVVALFGAANAGYILSHGDASGHGGHGAAFSTIGTSGLRTIAQGSANQAHSAAAQQHAAARQASYVAKSTLAQAAVQAAATAQAALAGKSVLLQNIEQQYAEADQALQGEVAQLHSAEEAAASAQATAEQAQSHVNVLTGALNSAQGVLEHAQGAASSAASELASQTEMVNKAKARLHALEAQLNAVRGDFAATQDAADKASLAAQAAQNNAAAAASHASHELEQSAAAISAHGAIADDIYGQTLIIKDKYHH; encoded by the exons ATGAAATTCTCAGTACTCTTTGTCGTAGCTCTTTTCG GTGCGGCCAATGCTGGCTACATTCTAAGTCACGGAGATGCCAGTGGACATGGAGGTCACGGAGCTGCTTTCAGTACCATTGGAACTAGTGGACTTCGCACCATCGCACAAGGTTCAGCAAATCAAGCTCATTCCGCTGCCGCTCAACAACATGCCGCCGCCCGCCAAGCATCCTACGTAGCTAAGAGCACCTTGGCCCAAGCTGCCGTTCAAGCCGCCGCCACCGCCCAAGCCGCCCTTGCCGGAAAAAGTGTTCTTTTGCAGAATATCGAACAACAGTACGCTGAGGCTGACCAGGCTCTCCAAGGTGAAGTAGCACAGCTCCACTCTGCAGAAGAAGCTGCTGCTTCTGCTCAAGCCACCGCAGAACAAGCTCAAAGCCATGTTAATGTTTTGACTGGTGCTTTGAACAGTGCCCAAGGTGTCTTAGAACATGCCCAAGGTGCCGCTTCCTCCGCTGCATCTGAACTTGCCTCACAAACTGAAATGGTCAACAAAGCTAAGGCTCGTCTTCACGCCCTTGAAGCTCAATTGAATGCTGTTCGTGGTGACTTTGCTGCTACTCAAGATGCTGCTGATAAGGCCAGCCTTGCCGCCCAAGCTGCACAAAACAATGCTGCAGCAGCTGCTTCACATGCTTCTCACGAACTTGAACAATCCGCAGCTGCTATTTCAGCTCATGGTGCCATTGCAGATGATATTTACGGACAAACCCTTATCATTAAGGACAAATACCATCATTAA
- the LOC119659493 gene encoding uncharacterized protein LOC119659493, whose amino-acid sequence MNRLKLSICHSDFRYLLLNTSGCTRSLETIFKMKILAVIFVTVFGVAIAGKVKTVNKRYDSDFESQAVFEDPHSLQIADISAHHYEANKGFSVGSGLRSIAQGSADQANSAVLNQLAAAQQAAYVAQTTLAQSAIQAASTALAALAGKEVLVENLEHQVSDAHHSLEAEIAQLEISKKSAIIAKEAAAQAAKHVAVLTAALNSAQAAAEHSERAANHAEAELASQTAMVGKAKGRLDSIAQKLHAAQIDFEATKEAAGKATAAAQEAQSNAAQAGAYASAKLTESVEHSILIHPTPTVIAETIEEAAVHLKHKRAN is encoded by the exons atGAACCGACTGAAATTGTCAATATGTCATTCAGATTTTAGATACCTTTTATTAAATACAAGCGGGTGTACGCGTTCTTTAGAAACTAtcttcaaaatgaaaattttagcaGTAATTTTTGTGACAGTTTTTG GTGTTGCTATTGCCGGGAAAGTGAAAACAGTGAACAAGAGATATGATAGCGACTTTGAATCACAAGCTGTTTTTGAGGACCCACATAGTCTCCAAATCGCCGATATATCAGCACATCACTATGAAGCAAATAAAGGATTTAGTGTCGGAAGTGGATTACGTTCAATTGCTCAAGGTTCTGCTGACCAAGCGAATTCGGCTGTTTTGAATCAACTCGCTGCCGCTCAGCAGGCAGCCTATGTTGCGCAAACCACGCTCGCTCAATCGGCAATTCAAGCTGCCTCAACCGCCTTGGCCGCTCTGGCTGGAAAAGAAGTCCTTGTGGAAAATCTCGAACACCAAGTAAGCGATGCACACCATTCACTTGAAGCTGAGATTGCACAactggaaatttcaaagaaatctgCTATAATCGCTAAAGAAGCTGCTGCTCAAGCCGCTAAACATGTAGCTGTTCTTACCGCGGCACTAAATAGCGCACAAGCCGCTGCTGAACATTCTGAACGTGCCGCTAACCACGCTGAAGCAGAACTCGCTTCGCAAACTGCCATGGTTGGTAAGGCCAAGGGACGTCTCGATTCGATTGCTCAAAAACTTCATGCAGCTCAAATTGACTTTGAAGCCACCAAAGAGGCTGCAGGAAAGGCCACTGCTGCTGCTCAGGAGGCACAGAGCAATGCCGCTCAAGCGGGTGCATATGCTTCCGCTAAACTGACAGAATCGGTAGAACATTCGATTCTCATTCATCCGACCCCAACTGTCATTGCAGAAACAATTGAAGAAGCTGCTGTTCATCTAAAGCATAAGAGGGCCaactga
- the LOC119659510 gene encoding chromosome partition protein Smc-like, translated as MKFLITFVVVLFGAVNANIIIKYEDGDIHESHGKNYNSIGSSGLRTIAQGSAHQANSAVAQQHAAARQASYVAKSTLAQAAVQAAATAQAALAGKTVLLQNIEQQAAEAEASLHGELAQLETAREASAKTSAAVHEAKSHVNILTSAANSAQQVLEQNQIVAQAIASLLSSQTEAASEAKSRLLAITAQLEAVRADFAATKHAAEKASASAQEAQGNAAAAAANAAHELESAALANAHGADIDDSYSQGIDIHHNLSYQH; from the exons ATGAAATTTCTAATAACCTTTGTGGTAGTGCTTTTTg GTGCCGTAAATGCTAATATCATTATCAAATACGAGGACGGAGATATTCATGAAAGTCATGGTAAAAACTACAACTCGATTGGTAGCAGCGGACTCCGAACTATTGCGCAAGGATCAGCCCATCAAGCAAACTCAGCTGTAGCTCAACAACATGCTGCCGCCCGTCAAGCTTCCTACGTTGCGAAAAGTACCCTAGCTCAAGCCGCTGTTCAAGCCGCCGCCACTGCCCAAGCGGCCCTTGCTGGCAAGACCGTCTTGCTCCAGAACATTGAACAGCAAGCTGCCGAAGCTGAAGCCTCCCTTCATGGTGAATTGGCTCAACTGGAAACCGCTCGGGAAGCCAGCGCAAAGACATCAGCTGCAGTTCATGAGGCTAAATCTCATGTTAACATTTTGACCAGTGCCGCCAACAGTGCTCAACAAGTGTTAGAACAAAATCAAATTGTGGCTCAGGCTATAGCCAGTTTGCTCTCATCTCAAACTGAAGCTGCTTCGGAAGCCAAGTCTCGTTTACTTGCCATAACTGCCCAGTTAGAAGCTGTTCGTGCTGATTTCGCTGCGACCAAACACGCTGCTGAAAAAGCTTCTGCATCTGCTCAAGAGGCCCAAGGCAACGCTGCTGCCGCTGCTGCCAATGCTGCCCATGAACTTGAATCTGCCGCCCTTGCTAACGCCCATGGAGCTGATATTGATGACTCCTACAGCCAAGGAATCGATATCCACCATAACCTCTCCTACCAACATTGA